One region of Daphnia pulicaria isolate SC F1-1A chromosome 7, SC_F0-13Bv2, whole genome shotgun sequence genomic DNA includes:
- the LOC124348478 gene encoding 5-hydroxytryptamine receptor 2B-like, which yields MNESVGNLTSLLASLDIPIGVGRRPMTLSTQTFRIVVILISTLINVFTALVIGFSRQLHYPRHLHWIAIAVVNQFCLIIAVVQIVAHLDPTQNRVACQIYVFNAGVFYTIILSFLALAALDRYLAVARYEWYKEKVTNRGTIYLLSFVFIVTYMVITSPFWTGYKNIKNCTINLHHVHAYLIYDLLLGILCITLHTMIFIRTRKIIKRQPPNFLETSAIALQFHPAVSINVTTDFPVVDEPRQGENPIENWTNATGNGDALQHLESQLDDTLCFPWFTSRPKLNRLEIRAALSMSVNMLPFWICTFPVTLFGIAIYWCFRLQINCPFIIVANQYLVDWFTVHTIYNPLMYMFTSKEFKRALIHLKDKIKLLVSHA from the exons ATGAATGAATCGGTAGGAAATTTGACGTCCCTACTAGCAAGTTTAGACATCCCAATAGGAGTGGGACGAAGGCCTATGACTTTAAGTACTCAAACTTTTCGCATCGTTGTTATTTTGATTAGTACCTTGATAAATGTATTTACTGCGCTAGTGATTGGATTTTCACGGCAATTGCACTATCCGCGCCACTTGCATTGGATAGCGATTGCGGTGGTTAATCAGTTTTGCTTGATCATAGCAGTTGTACAAATAGTGGCCCACTTGGACCCTACCCAAAACAGAGTGGCATGCCAGATTTACGTTTTCAATGCAGGAGTGTTTTACACAATTATTTTATCTTTCCTCGCCCTTGCGGCCCTTGATCGCTACTTGGCCGTCGCTCGTTACGAGTGGTACAAGGAGAAAGTGACAAATCGAGGAACAATTTACCTTTTATCCTTCGTGTTCATCGTGACGTACATGGTGATAACGAGTCCATTTTGGACCGgatataaaaatatcaaaaattgcACAATTAACCTCCATCACGTGCATGCTTACTTGATCTACGATCTACTTCTGGGCATTCTCTGCATCACATTGCACACTATGATATTCATCCGTACACGAAAAATCATCAAAAGACAACCACCGAACTTTCTCGAAACATCAGCAATTGCACTTCAATTTCATCCAGCTGTTTCAATCAATGTTACTACAG atttTCCTGTGGTCGATGAACCTCGTCAAGGGGAAAATCCGATTGAAAATTGGACTAATGCAACAGGCAATGGTGATGCTCTTCAACACCTTGAATCTCAACTGGACGACACGCTCTGTTTTCCCTGGTTTACCAGCCGCCCAAAGCTCAATCGACTTGAAATTCGCGCCGCTTTAAGCATGTCTGTCAATATGTTACCTTTCTGGATTTGTACTTTTCCCGTTACTTTGTTTGGCATCGCTATTTACTGGTGTTTTCGTCTCCAAATTAATTGcccttttattattgttgccaACCAATATCTCGTCGACTGGTTTACCGTCCACACCATTTACAATCCATTGATGTACATGTTTACTAGCAAAGAATTCAAACGTGCCCTGATTCATTTAaaggacaaaataaaattgctcGTTAGCCACGCATAA